ATGAAATAGCCGCCATGCAGCTCTTCCTTGGCCGCCGCGCGGGTGAAATCGTCCTTTTCGGGGTCCATGGCCTTCCAGAAATACTCGGGCAGCCCGTCGTATTTCTTGAGCGCCTGACGAATGCCGAGCACCTCCACGCCTTTGTCCGCGCTCTTGCAGTGCACGGTGGAGTGGTCGAATTGCAAAAACGTACCCGCACGCTCGCCGGCGGCGTCCACATCCACCCCGACCATGCGCATCTCGCGCTTGTTCTCTTCGGACAGGGTGGAAAAATCGGGCAGCTCGGCGCTCTGTTTACCGGAAAAAGAGTAGGAATTCAGATCAACCAGGGTTTGGCTCAGTTCAGACATCTGATGCACTCCTTGTAGCCGTACTTGCTGATGTGATCCAGAATATCGCGGGGTCGGGTCGGCCGCGTGTCGCAACACAGCACCCCGTTGTACATGACCTGACCGCGGTCGGCGTTGACGTAGTCGAGGATGTAGCCGGTGTGGGTGATGATGAGGCCCGAGGTCTTGTTGCGGCGACGCAGGTCGCGCATGCACGTTTCCGGCGACGGAGCCGCCGCGCCGTCAAGCAGGGCGCGGGCCGTGTTGCCGATGAGGACCATGTTCTCAAGGTCCACCCCGGATTCGGGCTCGTCGAAAAGAATCAGGCTCGGATTCTGGGCCATGAGCTGCAAAAGCTCGGAGCGCTTGATCTCGCCTCCGGAAAAACCGGAGTTGATGTCGCGATCCAGAAAACTATCGAAATTGACGGTCTTGGCCATGCTGTCTACATCCACTTCCCGCCCGCGGGCGCACATGGAGACCAGATGACGGGTTTTCAGGCCATGGATGGTCGGAGGCCGCTGAAAGGACATGCCTATGCCGAGTCTGGCCCGTTCGTAGGTGGGCATCTCGGTGATATCGACGCCCTTGAAGACAATCTTGCCCGCAGTCACGGTGTATCCGCCAAAGCCCATGAGTGCCATGAGCAGCGTGGTTTTTCCGGAACCGTTGGGACCGAAGAGAATGAACGTCTCTCCTTCATCGATGTTCAGGTTAATCCCTTTCAAGACTTCCCTGTCACCGATACTGACATGCAGGTTTTCAATCTGAAGCATATGGTATCCTTGTGGTATGAAAGGCAGGCTGGCGCGACAAAACAAGAATCAGCGCTTAATTGAGGCAGGGCCAAATGTCCAGTCGCCCTACTTCCACTCCTTCCAGGTTTCAGAACGGTAGCAATAATAGCAGCGGGAATCATCCCGGAAGAAACGAAGCAGCAGCATGCCGACCACGAACCCGCCGATGTGCGCCCACCAAGCCACCCCGCCGCCGCCCGCCGGGGCCAGCATCCCGGAAAGGACCTGCGTCATGAACCAGGCCCCCAGATAGAACACGGCCGGCAGCTCAAAGATGAAGGGAATGATGAGGATAGGCAGGAAGGTGACCACCTTGGCGTGCGGATACAGGAAGAAATAGGCGCCCATGACCCCGGCGATGGCCCCGGAAGCCCCGACCACGGGCATGGTGGAAGAGGAATTGGTGAGCATATGCACCGCGAGCGCGCCAAGGCCGCACAGCAAATAGAAAACCAGGAACTTGAAGGGCCCCATCACGTCCTCCACGTTGTCCCCGAAAATCCAGAGGGTCCACATGTTGACGATGAGATGCAGCCAGCCGGAATGCAGGAACATGTGTGTTCCAAGCGGCAACAGCAACCCTTCGGGATATCCCTGAAACATGGCCCAATGCGGGTCGAAGTAGCGTGCCGGGACCACGCCGAACAGATGAAAGAGCTTGAATTCCTGGACGTCGCTCAGGCCCAGGCCAGCCAGAAAAAAGGCGATATTCAGAGCCAGCAGCGTCCACATCATATAGGACCGATGCCGGGAGGGGATGTTGTCGCGCAGGGGGAACATGGGTCAGTCCGCCTCTTCCATGGTGTCCGGGTTTTCAAAAATGGCGCACAGTTCATCGACGCACCGCTCGGCATGGCCGCGAAGCATCCCGCGCACGACCTGGATCAGGGCCCGCGCGCGGGAATGAAGATCCTGCAGTGAACCGGAATTGTCGACCACCAGCTGCGCCATGCCCACCTTTTTGTCTTGGGGCCATTGCCAGGAATCAACCGTGGCAATTCGCTCCGGGCTCCAGCCCCGGCCCTGCAGCCTGGCATGCCGCAAACCGTCCGGACAATAGACCACCGCCAGCAGGTCGATTTCTGCGGCCAGCCCCGCTTCGCACAGCAGGGGAATCTCGGCCAGGGTCACATCATCGTCATGCGCGGCCCGGAAGGCGTGCAGGGCATGCCGTACCAGCGGATGAACCAGTCTCTCCACCTCGCGGCGCAGGCTGTCGGACTCGGCCAAAGCGCTGCGGAGCAGGTCCTTGTCAACCCCTCCGCCGGGATGCGTGAAGCGGGACCCAAAATGATGCTCCAAAATGGTGCAGCCCTCCCCACCCTTGGCATAGGCCTCGGCCACCACCCGATCCGAACAGAAGACCGGCACTCCCATCTCCTCGGCCACTGCCCTGACGGTGGATTTGCCGCTGCCCACGGCTCCGGTCAGGCCGATGCAGACCCGTTCACGGCAAAGCTCTCGCAGCACCTGCAGAAAATCATCCGGCGGCGGCGCGCAGAACTCCATGGATTCAAAACTGCGGGGATGCTCGAAACGCAGCTGCCAGGCATGCAGCATCTGCCGGGGGGCGCGCGCAGCGGTTTGCTTGTCGGCATAGACCGCGTCCCCCAGAAGGGGATGGCCCAATGCGGCCATATGCACCCGGATCTGATGGGTGCGCCCGGTCATGATACGCACCCGGACCAAAGAAGCGCTCCTGTCGGAAGCGCTCCAGAGCAGTTCATACCTGGTCTCGGCCGCGCGGCCGCCGCGTTCAACCACGGCCATCCGCGTCTTGATGCTCGGATGCCGCCCCAAGGCAAAGTTCACGGTCCCGGAGGAATCAGGCACCCCGGCGACCAGGGCCAGATATTCCTTGTAGACCTCCCGGGATGCGAAGGCCTGGGTCAGGCTCAGGCGGGCCGACTCGGACAAGGCCAGCACGATGAGCCCGGAGGTGTCTTTGTCCAGGCGATGCACAATCCCCGGACGTTCCCCGGATTGAGACAGCAATGCCGGAAAATGATGGGCCACCCGGTGCACAAGGGTCGGTTCAGCTACCGAAGGCGCTGGATGGACGGTCATGGCCGGGGTTTTGTTGACCACGACCAGGTCTTCATCGGCAAAAAATACATTCAGGGGCCCGTCATCGGGAACAACGCTTGAATCAATGTATTCAGGGGCAAGTGTCAGGGTCTGGCCGGGCATGAGCCTAGTTGCGGCCTTGCTGCAGACCTGCCCGTTGATGCGCGCCCGCCCGTCCTTGATCCAGGCCTGGATGCGGCTTCTGCCCACGCCCTCCTCTTCAAGGCAGGTCTGCCAAAAAACATCCAGCCGCTGCCCGACATCCGCGACGCCAACCTTCTCCACATATTCCTGCATGCAGCCTTCCCCGTTAAACCGTGACCAGCCAACTCGGTCCGAAAGTACACTAAATTTTTTGATTCCCGATACAACACGTTTTGCGTAGTCACCTTTCGCGCCGCTGACAAATGAAAAGGCGGTCCCGATCGGGGCCGCCTTCCACTTAAGTCTAGCGCAGAAGAGAATTATTTCTTCTTGTAGACACCCTTCAGTTCGGCCAGGATGCGGCGGTTTTCAGCACGACCGGCATCGGTGTCATTGGTGGCTATGGGCTTGCCTTCGCCATAACCGACAGCGGAGAACAGATTGGTGTCCATGCCGAGTTCGTTGACCAGATAGTCACGGACGGCCTTGGCGCGGCGTTCGGACAACTTCTGGTTGTATTCGTCGGAACCCACGGAATCGGTGTGTCCGGCGATTTCAACAACGGTGAAGGACTGCTGCTGTCTCATGTAGGAAGCGAAATCAGCCAGTTCCTGATGGTATTCGGGCTTGATGTCGGACTTGTCGAAGTCGAAGTTGATCTTGAGCGTCACGATATCGTCAATGGGGCAACCGGCGGCGTCAACAGCCAGGCCCTTGATGGTGTCGGGGCACTTGTCGATGCAGTTGTTTACGCCATCGCCGTCGTCATCCAGGGAGCAGGGATCGACCGCTGCGTCGTCATAGAAAACATCCTTGACGAACTGCTTCAGAGCGGCGTCATCGGCCAACTGGGCGGCGGAAGCGCCAACGCCGCAGGGCTGCTTCAGGGCGGTAATGGCGTCGAGCAGGGGCTGGTTGCCGTTCACGGTGTCGGCAAAGCTGATGGTGTGGAAACACGCGCCGTATTTTTCAGCCAGGGCGGCGGCAACCTTGACGGAGCCTTCACCAGTGTTTTCACGTCCGTCAGACACGACAATGACGGCGCTGCGGCCCACGGCACCCTGCAGGGCGGGTTCAAGACCGGCCAGGCCTACACCCAGAGGGGTGGGGTTGGAGCCGATCAGTGTCGGGATCTTGGCAACGGAGGCACCATAGCCGGCGGTGGTATAGGCTTCCAGAGCCTGGATTTCACCAGACGGAGCGGCGGTGCTGAGGGCGCCCTGATACCCGAGTTCGGGGATCATGGCGTTCATGCGTTCGAGCAGGGCCTTGGCCAAAACGATCTTTGTGTCCTTGGTGCCTACATACTTTTCGTCCATGGAACCGGAGCGGTCAACCAGAATGAAGAAGTTGTCTACCTTGCGCACATAGTTTTCGGCGGCCACCGCCACGGAGGCGGAACACATGGCCACAAGCAGAGCCAAAAGAACCAATTTTTTAACTTTCATACGTTCTACTCCTCGGGTTGATATTACTTCTCAAATGAAAAAGCGGACATTTTTCGGAAAACCTGTCTGCTTATCTTTAGCTCTATCACAATTTATTGTCAAAGGCAGAAAAACAAAAGAAATATAAAATCTTCATCGGCAAACGGGTCGCCGTGGCAAATATGACTTGACCCTCGACTGAGCAGCGCCGACAATTAACAATATGGACGAATCTCTCAGGGCTGTCCCGGATTTTAAACGAGTCATTCTGCACTTGGACATGGACGCTTTTTTCACCTCCGTGGAACAGGCCGACGATCCTTTGTTGCAAGGAAAGCCTGTAGTGATCGGACAATCCTTGCGCGGAGTGGCCTCGGCGGCGTCATACGAGGCCAGAAAATACGGCATCAGATCCGCCATGCCCATCGTGCAGGCCAAAAAACTCTGCCCTCACGCAGTATTCCTGCCCGGCCGCATGTCCCGCTACCGTGAAATCTCGGTAAAGATCATGAACATTATGCGCGCGCTGTGCCCAGTGGTCGAGCAGGCTTCCGTCGACGAGGCATATGCGGACATAAGCGGCACCCGGAGGATTTTCGGGCCTCCGGAAAACATCGCCCGGCATCTCAAAGCCGAGATACTGGCCGCAACCAACCTGACCTGCTCCGTGGGCATCGCCCCCAATAAATTTCTCGCCAAAATCGCTTCGGACTGGAACAAGCCAGGCGGCCTGACCTGCATCCCTCCCGCCGACGTGCCCGCGTTCCTGCGCGACCTCCCGCTGGGCAGGATCCCCGGAGTCGGAAAACAGTTTCAGGAGGAGTTACGCCGCATCGGCGTGACCACGATCCCCCACGTTCTGGCGCACCCGCGAACCTACTGGAGCGAGCTCATGGGCAAACGGGGAGCGTTCCTGCATGACAGGGCCTGCGGCATTGATGATTCGCCCGTGGTGCCCGGCAGCGATCCCAAGTCCTGCAGCGCGGAAAATACCCTGGACAGGGACACGCTTGACCGGACCCTGCTTGAGCGCTGGTTATTGATCCAGGCCGAACGCATCGGGCGGGAGCTGCGGGGGCTCGGGAAAAAAGGGCTGACCGTGACGCTCAAGATCAAATTCCAGGATTTCTCTTCCATCACGCGCAGCAGAACCCTGGCCAGGCCCACCGACATCACCACTGAAATCTTCGAGGCCGGGCGCATGCTCCTCACTGCCGAAAAACTCCCCCAGCCCGTCCGTCTCATCGGCACCGGAGTTTCCAATTTCCGCTTCGTGCAGGCCGAGCTGCCGCTTATGCCCGATGCGGGCCGCAAGCGCAGTCAGCAACTGGACCAGGCCATGGACCGCATCCGGGACAAGTTCGGAAACAAAAGCATCCTCCGGGCCGAGGCCGCCATCAGGGAACCCGACGCCGTGAACGACCTTTTATCCCAAAAAAATCGCACATCGAACGGACAATAATACTTGCCAAAGAAGATTTTTCTTGCTTGGGAATTCCGATTCGAACATCAAGCATATAAGGATATTCCATGTTTTCTCATGCCATCACCCGCATCCCCGGCCCGGATTACCCAAAAGGACTGACCACCTCCGCCCTGCCCGCTCCAGACCTTGAACTGGCGCTCCGGCAGCATGACGCCTATGTACGCTGCCTCGAATCCCTGGGGCTGACCGTTGAAGTCCTGCCCGCCGCGCCCGGCTTCCCCGACGCCTGTTTTGTCGAAGACTCGGCCGTAGTCATCCGCGAGACGGCAGTGATCACACGCCCCGGAGCCCCGTCGCGCACCGGCGAGACGGCCCTCATTGAGGCCGCCTTGGCCGCCCACCGCCCCCTGGCCCACATCGAAGCGCCGGGCACCCTGGACGGAGGCGACATCCTGCAGGTGGGCAAACGCTTTTTTATCGGCGTGTCGGACCGAACTAATGAAGAAGGCGCGAGGCAGCTCGCCGCCATCCTGGCCGTCCACGGCTACGAGAGCAGCATCATCAAGGTGGCCGCGGGCCTGCATCTCAAATCGAGCCTCAACTTCGTGGGCGAAAACACCATGCTGGTCACGGCCGACTTTGCCGGACATCCGGCCATCGAAGATTTCCGGCAGATCGTCTGCCCCGAGGGCGAAGAATACGCGGCCAACACGCTGCTCGTGAACAGCACCCTGATCATGCCCCTGGGCTACCCGCGCACCAAGGCCCTGCTGAAGCCGCTGGGGCTGCCCATGGTGGAACTGGACACCAGCGAATACCGCAAGATGGACGGCGGACTGACCTGCCTGTCCCTGCGCCTGGAGCCTGTTTCTTGAGTTTTCAACCGTCACGGCGTAGGGGAATCAACGCGAGGGAGACATGTAATGGAACTGTTCAAAAATCGATACAAACGTGAATTCATCGAAGTCGTCTGCCCCAAATGCAAGCAGACAAAAATCATCTGCCTGCCCGAAGAGGAAATACCCACCTGCGAGTACTGCAAAGTCAAGATGAACATCAAAGAGGTTCTGACCGAGGGAAAATATTGACCACCGGCAAGCCTTGTAACCAAAGAGGAGGCTCTATGCGTTTTATGACGAAAATTGTTTTGGCCCTGCTGCTGGTCGCGTTTGCGGCCATGCCTGTCATGGCCGCGGATCACGAACTTGCCCAAAAATCCACCCTGAACGAAATCCTGAAGCGCGGCGAGCTGCGTGTCGGCCTCGACGCCGGCTACATGCCCTTCGAGATGACGGACAAGAAGGGCGAGATCGTCGGCTTCGACGTGGACATAGCCAAGGAAATGGCCAAGGCCATGGGCGTCAAGCTGACCATCGTCAATACCGATTATGACGGCATCATTCCCGCCTTGATGGCCGACAAGTTCGACATCATCATCAGCGGCATGACCGTGAACCAGGAACGCAACCTACAGATCAATTTCGCCGACCCGTACATCGTCGTCGGGCAAGCCATCCTCTTGAACAAGAAGCACGAAGGCACGATCAGCTCCTACAAGAACTTGAACGATCCCAAGTACACCGTTGTCTCGCGCATCGGCACCACCGGCGAGCAGGCCGCCAAGCGCATGATCCCCAAAGCCCAGTACAAGAGCTTTGAGAAGGAAGCCGACGGAGCCATGGAAGTGGTCAACGGCCAGGCCGACGCGTTTGTCTACGACCTGCCCTTCAACGTGGTTTTCATGGCCCAGCAGGGCGGCAAGAACCTGCTCCTGCTGGATAAGGTCTTCACCTACGAGCCCCTGGGCTTCGGCATCAAGAAGGGCGACTCCGACTTCCTGAACTGGCTGGACAACTTTCTGGCCCAGATCAAGAACGACGGCCGCTTCGACCGTGTCTACGACAAATGGATTAAGGGCACCGAGTGGCTCAAGGACATCCAGTAATCCAGCAAAGTTGAGGGATCCGGCTTTCACGCCGGATCCCTCGTTTTCATGACTTAAGCATCACCAGGACGGACAATGGCCACCTACACCGGACTCGATCGGCCCAAAAGCAAATTTTATTACCAGTTCTGGAGTCTCGCCTTCGTGATCGGGCTCTGCAGCGCCATGGCTCTACTCTACTACTCCACGGAAAAAGTGGAGTACACGTGGAGATGGAACCGCATACCCCAATATTTCATCTACGACGACAAAGTGAACATCCGCGCGGAGATGGAAGGGACCATCACCTCCATCAAGGAAACCGGCGAGAACGTACTCGTGACGGTGCAAGGCGACGACGGGGAAGAAAGCCACACCTTGCCCAAAACCTCACTGCTGCTGGCCCAGGGCGACTATGTCTATGCGGGTGACAACATCGGTTTCTACTCCCAGACCAAGCCCGGTATCCTGATCGAAGGACTGCTTCTGACTCTTGAAGTAAGCGCTCTGGCCATCGTCTTCGGCATCCTGCTCGGCCTCTTCACGGGCCTGGCCCGCATCTCCGACAACCCGGCCCTGCGCTGGGGAGCCATA
This DNA window, taken from Desulfomicrobium sp. ZS1, encodes the following:
- a CDS encoding rhomboid family intramembrane serine protease, with translation MFPLRDNIPSRHRSYMMWTLLALNIAFFLAGLGLSDVQEFKLFHLFGVVPARYFDPHWAMFQGYPEGLLLPLGTHMFLHSGWLHLIVNMWTLWIFGDNVEDVMGPFKFLVFYLLCGLGALAVHMLTNSSSTMPVVGASGAIAGVMGAYFFLYPHAKVVTFLPILIIPFIFELPAVFYLGAWFMTQVLSGMLAPAGGGGVAWWAHIGGFVVGMLLLRFFRDDSRCYYCYRSETWKEWK
- a CDS encoding OmpA family protein, which encodes MKVKKLVLLALLVAMCSASVAVAAENYVRKVDNFFILVDRSGSMDEKYVGTKDTKIVLAKALLERMNAMIPELGYQGALSTAAPSGEIQALEAYTTAGYGASVAKIPTLIGSNPTPLGVGLAGLEPALQGAVGRSAVIVVSDGRENTGEGSVKVAAALAEKYGACFHTISFADTVNGNQPLLDAITALKQPCGVGASAAQLADDAALKQFVKDVFYDDAAVDPCSLDDDGDGVNNCIDKCPDTIKGLAVDAAGCPIDDIVTLKINFDFDKSDIKPEYHQELADFASYMRQQQSFTVVEIAGHTDSVGSDEYNQKLSERRAKAVRDYLVNELGMDTNLFSAVGYGEGKPIATNDTDAGRAENRRILAELKGVYKKK
- a CDS encoding ABC transporter ATP-binding protein, yielding MLQIENLHVSIGDREVLKGINLNIDEGETFILFGPNGSGKTTLLMALMGFGGYTVTAGKIVFKGVDITEMPTYERARLGIGMSFQRPPTIHGLKTRHLVSMCARGREVDVDSMAKTVNFDSFLDRDINSGFSGGEIKRSELLQLMAQNPSLILFDEPESGVDLENMVLIGNTARALLDGAAAPSPETCMRDLRRRNKTSGLIITHTGYILDYVNADRGQVMYNGVLCCDTRPTRPRDILDHISKYGYKECIRCLN
- the dinB gene encoding DNA polymerase IV, which gives rise to MDESLRAVPDFKRVILHLDMDAFFTSVEQADDPLLQGKPVVIGQSLRGVASAASYEARKYGIRSAMPIVQAKKLCPHAVFLPGRMSRYREISVKIMNIMRALCPVVEQASVDEAYADISGTRRIFGPPENIARHLKAEILAATNLTCSVGIAPNKFLAKIASDWNKPGGLTCIPPADVPAFLRDLPLGRIPGVGKQFQEELRRIGVTTIPHVLAHPRTYWSELMGKRGAFLHDRACGIDDSPVVPGSDPKSCSAENTLDRDTLDRTLLERWLLIQAERIGRELRGLGKKGLTVTLKIKFQDFSSITRSRTLARPTDITTEIFEAGRMLLTAEKLPQPVRLIGTGVSNFRFVQAELPLMPDAGRKRSQQLDQAMDRIRDKFGNKSILRAEAAIREPDAVNDLLSQKNRTSNGQ
- a CDS encoding transporter substrate-binding domain-containing protein, translating into MRFMTKIVLALLLVAFAAMPVMAADHELAQKSTLNEILKRGELRVGLDAGYMPFEMTDKKGEIVGFDVDIAKEMAKAMGVKLTIVNTDYDGIIPALMADKFDIIISGMTVNQERNLQINFADPYIVVGQAILLNKKHEGTISSYKNLNDPKYTVVSRIGTTGEQAAKRMIPKAQYKSFEKEADGAMEVVNGQADAFVYDLPFNVVFMAQQGGKNLLLLDKVFTYEPLGFGIKKGDSDFLNWLDNFLAQIKNDGRFDRVYDKWIKGTEWLKDIQ
- the coaE gene encoding dephospho-CoA kinase (Dephospho-CoA kinase (CoaE) performs the final step in coenzyme A biosynthesis.), translated to MQEYVEKVGVADVGQRLDVFWQTCLEEEGVGRSRIQAWIKDGRARINGQVCSKAATRLMPGQTLTLAPEYIDSSVVPDDGPLNVFFADEDLVVVNKTPAMTVHPAPSVAEPTLVHRVAHHFPALLSQSGERPGIVHRLDKDTSGLIVLALSESARLSLTQAFASREVYKEYLALVAGVPDSSGTVNFALGRHPSIKTRMAVVERGGRAAETRYELLWSASDRSASLVRVRIMTGRTHQIRVHMAALGHPLLGDAVYADKQTAARAPRQMLHAWQLRFEHPRSFESMEFCAPPPDDFLQVLRELCRERVCIGLTGAVGSGKSTVRAVAEEMGVPVFCSDRVVAEAYAKGGEGCTILEHHFGSRFTHPGGGVDKDLLRSALAESDSLRREVERLVHPLVRHALHAFRAAHDDDVTLAEIPLLCEAGLAAEIDLLAVVYCPDGLRHARLQGRGWSPERIATVDSWQWPQDKKVGMAQLVVDNSGSLQDLHSRARALIQVVRGMLRGHAERCVDELCAIFENPDTMEEAD
- a CDS encoding dimethylarginine dimethylaminohydrolase family protein, which produces MFSHAITRIPGPDYPKGLTTSALPAPDLELALRQHDAYVRCLESLGLTVEVLPAAPGFPDACFVEDSAVVIRETAVITRPGAPSRTGETALIEAALAAHRPLAHIEAPGTLDGGDILQVGKRFFIGVSDRTNEEGARQLAAILAVHGYESSIIKVAAGLHLKSSLNFVGENTMLVTADFAGHPAIEDFRQIVCPEGEEYAANTLLVNSTLIMPLGYPRTKALLKPLGLPMVELDTSEYRKMDGGLTCLSLRLEPVS